The region GTGGAGCGGTCGAAGGGCCCCTCGGCCGGCTTGTCGCTGCGGCCATGGCCGCGCTGGTCGAGGGCGACCGCCCGATGGCGGGTGGAGAGCCAGCGGGCCGTCTCCGCCCAGTGGGCCGCCCGGCCCAGCAGCCCATGGAGCAACAGCACTCCGGGGCCCCGCGCTCCCTCGCGGCCGGCGCCTGCCTTGGGCGGATCGGTGAACTCCCAGGCGGCGAGCCGCACGCCGCCGGTCCCGCTCACCTCAATGCGTCGCACCATGTGGTCTGGCACCTCCAGCCCTCTCTCGAACACCCTCACAGTATCGAACTCATATTCGAACACGATGCTGTTACGTCCAACACCCCTCGTTCGAGTGACCACCGTCAGGGGTTGATCGTCTGTGCCATGGGGAGACAGCTAGCGGGAGGCGGACTGCTCGGGGAAGGGAGTCCGCGGGGGACGACCCTGAGAGCTCGGGGCTCCGGGTCACCAGGGCTCCGGGTCGCACCGGCCGCGTTCGCGCGGTCCGTGCGGCCCGGGGCCCAGCGGGGGGACATGGGGAAGCGGGGCCCCGGCACCTGACGGCACCGGGGCCCTCGCTGAAGAATTCCCCCTCGGCGGCACAGCCTCTCGGGCCCACCGCGGCCCCCTCCCCTGACGGCCTGCGCGTCAGCGACAGCGTCGCACGCGTCGGCCCCGCCCGCTCGGTTTCTCTCGACTCCGGTTTCGGGAAAATCCGTCGTCGCAGGTCGTGACGGCCGAATCGACTGAACGGGGTGTATCGGTCAGCGTGTCGAAGCGCGCGAGGCTGTGCGGGGGTGTATGCGCGAGGCGTTGGACCGCCTGGCCCCCGGGGCCCCCGGGGGTCTGGAGCGGGGCCGGTCGGAGCGTCCGCACGCCGGGGGTCGGGGGGCGGAATGATCGGAACGGTCGAGACGGTCGGATCGGTCGGGACGGGGGAATCCCCGGGTTCGTGGATCAGGGCGGGGGTCGGGGATTCAGGGTCTGGAATTGGGCAGGGGGCCGGAATCAGGTGCGAGAAGCTCGCGCCCGGCCGGGGTCGGCGCTCGGCCACGAAGACCGGGGGTCAACGCTTGGCCGGTCAGCGCTCGGCCACGAAGACCGGAGGTCAGCGCTCGGCCACGAAGACCGGAGGTCAGCGCTCGGCCGGTCAGCGCTTGGCCACGAAGACATGCGAGGCGATCTCCGCCTCCAGCTCCGCCGCCTCACCGCTGCTGCCGATCAGCACCCCGCCCGGCGACTCCGTGACGCTCACCACGGAGCCCGGCTGCACCCCGGCCCGCCGCAGCGTGTACATCACCTGGGCGTCGGCCTGGATGGGCTCGCCGATGCGGCGCACCACCACCGTCTTGCCCTCCGAGCCGGGCTCCAGCTCACGCAGGCTCACCATGGACTCGTCCAGGAACGGATCGGCCTCGGCCTTCTCGCCCAGCTCCTCCAGGCCCGGAATCGGGTTGCCGTAAGGCGACTCGGTCGGATGGCGGAGCAGCTCCAGCACGCGCCGCTCCACCGCCTCGCTCATCACATGCTCCCAGCGGCACGCCTCGGCGTGGACCTGCTCCCACTCCAGCCCGATCACATCGACGAGCAGGCACTCGGCGAGCCGGTGCTTGCGCATCACCCGCGTGGCCAGCCGACGGCCCTCCTCGGTCAGCTCCAAATGACGGTCGCCCGCGACCGTGACCAGCCCGTCGCGCTCCATTCGCGCCACCGTCTGGCTGACCGTCGGGCCGCTCTGCTCGAGCCGCTCCGCGATCCGGGCGCGCATGGGGACCACGCCCTCCTCCTCGAGCTCGAGGATGGTGCGGAGATACATCTCCGTGGTGTCGATCAGTCCGGACATGCGTGCCCCTCGAAGTGTCGTGCGGTGGCCCTCAGCCAATTCTGACGCATCCCGCCGACAACGGGGCCGAGACAGCCTCTTCCGCCGCAAGGGACCGGACTGCTATTGACAGCGTCATGATCGGAAACCCCACAGGGAAGGCGACGCGTTGATGAACGAGTCCAAACCGGCCGGGCAATTCTTCGACGCGGCCATCGGCCTGCTGCGGCAGGTGCGGGACGAGGAGGGCGAGCATATCGCCGCGGCGGGCAGCCTGATCGCCGATACCGTCGCCGCGGGCGGCCGCCTCTTCGCATTCGGCGCCGGGCACTCCTCCCTGCCCGCGCAGGACGTCGTCTACCGCGCGGGCGGGCTCGCCCTGATGAACCTGCTGCCGGTGCCGGGGGTGGTGGGCGTGGACGTCATGCCCGCCACCCTCGGCAGCGCGCTGGAACGCGTCGAGGGACTCGCCACGACCGTCCTCGACAGCAGTCCGCTCCGGTCCGGGGACCTGCTGATCGTGATCTCGCTGTCCGGGCGCAACGCCCTGCCCGTGGAGATGGCGATGAGCGCCCGGGAGCGCGGTGTCAGGGTGATCGGGGTGACCTCGGTCGGCTACGCGACCGGCACCACCTCGCGCAACCCCTCCGGTGGCTTCCTCAAGGACCAGTGCGATCTGGTCATCGACAACAAGATCGCGATCGGCGACGCGGAACTCACGGTGGACGGCGTCGGCGCGCCCTTCGCGCCCGCGTCCACCGTCGTGACAAGCGCGATCATGCAGTCCATGGTGGCCGCCGGGGTCGCGGAACTGGCCGAGCGGGGGATCGAGCCGCCCATGCTGAGGTCGGGGAACGTGGACGGCGGGCATGAGTGGAACCGCAAGGTGATGACCGAGTACGGGGACCGGATCTTCTACCGAAGGTGAGACCCTCGCCGGGAGCCTTGACCGGCGGTGAGACCCTCGCCGGGAGCCTTGACCGGTGGTGAGCTCATACACGTGGTGGCCCGCCGGTGAGCGCGCAGCGGGGGGTAGCTTCCCCCACCCCGCCCCTTCCCGAATCCCGGGGGCGGCCCCGGACCCCGGCCGGGGCTCCGCCCCCGCACCCCGCTCCTCAAACACCGGAGGGGCTGGAGCGAATCCCGGGGACGGCCCCGGATCCCGGCCAGCGCTCCGCCCCCGCACCCCGCTCCTCAAACACCGGAGGGGCTTGAGCGAACCCCAGGGGCGGCCCCGGACCCCGGCCAGCGCTCCGCCCCCGCACCCCGCTCCTCAAACACCGGAGGGGCTGAATTGGCCGCGGGCGGCGGGCGCGCGGCGCCTCCCGGGCCGGGGCTGCACGGGCCGGGGCTGCAGGGGCCGGGGCGTCATGGCCTGGGGCCTCCCGGCCCGGGGCGTCAGCGGCGGCCCATGGCCAGGTCCACCGAGGCTGCGACGCGGGCCGCGACGTCCTCCGCGTACGCCGCGTCCGTACGGTCGAAGGCCCGGCGGCTGGACGTACGCAGGAAGGTGACCACGCCGAGGGTGCGGCCGCGGCTGCGCAGCACCGCGCACAGGCCGTGCACCGTGCCCTCCGGCCATTTGCGGGCCACCGCCCACTGGGCCGCCGCGGTCTCGTCCGAGCGTCTCGTGCTCGCCCGTACCGAACCGCAGCGGTCGACCGCCTGGAGCGCCGGATGGCCCTCCGGGTAGCCCAGCGGGATGCCGCCCGGGACGACGGGCGGGCAGGGGCCGGGGGCGCCGACGGGGGTGGCCGCCGCCCGGACGAGCCGGACCCGGTCCGCCGGGGCGCCCGGCGGTGGGTCCAGGACCAGGTCGATCAGGGCGTGATCGGCGAAGCCCGCCAGCGCGAAGTCCAGGTGGACCGAGGCCGCCTCCATCGGGTCCTCGCATTCGGCCGCCGCCCGCGCCGCCCGGTGCAGTTGGTTGCCCCGGAAGCGCATCCGGGCGCTCTCCTGCTCCTGGCCCTTCGCCTCCGTCACATCCTGGAAGATCCAGGCCACGCCGAGCGGCGTCGGCTCCTCGGTGAGCGGTGAGGCCAGCCGGAGGAAGCCGCTGAGGTAGCAGCGGCGCCGGGCCGCCGCACCGGCCTCGCCACGGTCGACCCCCTCGCCGCGCACCGCCTCGTCGTCGTCGAGCAGTTCGTAGCGCACACTGTCCGCGCCCTCGAAGCCGTCCGCCGCGTCGGCTTCCCGCAGTGTCACCCACAGCTCGGTGGGCGCCGGGGGCGCGCCCTCCGCAAGGACGTGCTGCAGCGCGGCCTCCGCCTCCTCGACGCCCTGGTCCAGGAAATCGCCCAGCGGCCGGCCGGGCGCGGTTTTACGGGCCGTACGCAGCGCGCCCGCCGCGCTGGCGTTGACGACGGCCACCCGTAGATCCGCGTCGACCAGGACCACGTTCCACGACGCGTCCTCCAGCAGCGCCTCGCTCAGCGCTATCGACCGCTCCAGGTCGACCTGCGCATGCACCTCGCTGAAGGCGCAGTACACCCCGGCCGGGCGGCCGTCCGCGCCCGCCACCGCCGAGGACTGGGTACGGACCAGGACCCGGCCGCCGTCCTTGGTCAGCAGCGCGAACTCGTGCACCCGGCGTCCCATGGTGCCCATGGCCTCCGTAAGGCGCGCGTCGACGTCCCGTGCGTCCCCTGGGCGGGCGGCCCAGCCGCCCAGCCCCTTGCGGCCGACCGCCTCCGCCGCCGTCCAGCCGAGGATGCGCTCGGCCTCGTGGTTCCAGTGGGTCACCATGCCGTCGGCGTCGAACGCGCACAGGGCGGCGTCCATCCCGTCGAGCAGCGCGGCGAGCAGTTCGGAGTCGGGCCGCTCGGGACCGTCCGGGCACTCGGGCCGGACGGACGCCGACGCGGCGGCGCCCGCCTGCCCGGGGACCCCCCGCGAGGATCGGGCGGAACGCGCTGGCCCTGCGGGTTCGGAACGTTGTGAAGCGCTCACCTGACACCCCTTGCTCGACGTGGCTGTCTGTTGTGGGGCACGTCGGACATTGAACTCGAACGTGACACGCGCCACACCGCATTCGTCGAAATCGTTGCCACACGGAAATTCGCTTGTGTGTGGCAGGAGGCGGTTCTTAGGCTTCCACTACACGAGAAGGGAGGTGGTTCGGCAGATGTATGAAATCCGGACGCGTGAGGTGACTGCGGGCTAGCAGTCCGTCGTCGCGCTCTGCGCATCGCCGGACTGGCGCACGAAAGAGGTGCGCAGCCGGCCAATCCCATGCAGTCACCCGACCCGCGGGTCGCCGGTACGTCCGACCGGCCCCCTTCCGCCTCAGGGCGTCAGGGGTAAAGACCCGCGGGTTGTCCGCGTTTTCGGGGCTCTTCACGGGCCTCAGAGCTCTTCAGGTGCCTCAGGGCTCTTCAGGACATCGGGGCTCTTCAAGGCATCAGGGGGTTTGTTCTCGGCAGCCTTACGGGTCTGTTCTCGGCGGCTTTACGGTCCGCACCGGCCCGAGCGCCGCCCTCCGCACGCGCCGCCCCTACGGGTACAGCCGCTCCACCCGCCAGCCCTCCTCAGCGGGCAGCCGGACGTACCGCAGCCGGTCGTGCAGCCGGTTCTCCCGGCCCTGCCAGAATTCCACCGCCTCCGGCACCACCCGGAACCCGCCCCACTCCGGCGGCACCGGCACCTGCTCCCCCGGCGGATAGCGGTCCGCCAGCTCCTCGTACGAGCGGTCCAGTTCCTCCCGCGAGCCCACCACCGAGGACTGCGTGCTCGCCCACGCCCCGAGCTGTGAGCCGTGCGGCCGGGTCCGGAAGTACGCCGCCGTCTCGTCCCGCCCGGTGCGCCGCGCGGCGCCCGTGACGATCACCTGCCGGGCGATGGGATGCCAGGGGAAGAGCAGCGCGACATTCGGGTTCTCGCCCAGCTCACGGCCCTTGCGGGAGCCGTAGTTGGTGTAGAAGACGAAGCCGCGCTCGTCGAAGCTCTTCATCAGGACGGTGCGGGAGCTGGGGCGGCCCGCCGCGTCGGCCGTCGAGACGATCATGGCGTTCGGTTCGAAGAGCCCGCTGCCGACCGCGTCCTCGAACCACCGCGTGAACTGCCGGAACGGATCGCCCGCGAGGTCCGCCTCGTCGAAGCCGGCCGCGCGGTAGTGCTCGCGCATGGCGGCCGGGTCGTACGTACGCGCGGAGGAAGCCGAGGGCTCCGAGTCAACGTGAGGCACGGGCATATCTTGCAACATCATCGGTCCTTCGCACGGGCTGCCCCGGACGAGCGGTCTCCCTCCCCCGCCTTACCGTCCCGTAACCCTCCCGCGACGCGCACCGCGTGTGCCGCTTCTCACGCTTCCCCGTGGCGTGCGCACGCACCAGACTGAGGATGACCATGCGCCTGTCGGCGCCTGGCAGGCACCACCCCCCGTGTCCTGGAGGTCACTCCCCGCCGCGGTTGGGTGACCACCACCCGCACGGGGCACATCACCGGAGTGACCGGTACGGACCGCGAGCCGTGTCAGGCGGCCGCGTAACCGTTCCGGCACCGCCGTCGTCCGCAGCATGAGGAGCCGCCTGATGTCCGACTTCGTACCCGGACTCGAAGGAGTCGTCGCGTTCGAGACGGAGATCGCCGAACCCGACAAGGAAGGCGGCGCGCTGCGCTACCGAGGCGTGGACATCGAGGACCTGGTGGGCCATGTCTCCTTCGGGAACGTCTGGGGTCTGCTGGTCGACGGTGCCTTCAACCCGGGGCTGCCGGCCGCCGAGCCGTTCCCCATCCCGGTCCACTCCGGGGACGTCCGGGTCGACGTCCAGTCCGCGCTGGCCATGCTCGCGCCCGTCTGGGGCCTCAAACCGCTGCTGGACATCGACGCGGAGCAGGCCCGTGAGGACCTGGCGCGCGCGGCCGTGATGGCGCTGTCCTACGTCGCCCAGTCGGCCCGCGGCCAGGGGAAGCCGATGGTGCCGCAGCGGGAGATCGACAAGGCCGGGACCATCGTGGAGCGCTTCATGCGGCGCTGGCGTGGTGAGCCGGACCCCAAGCATGTCGCCGCCGTCGACGCGTACTGGACCTCGGCCGCCGAGCACGGGATGAACGCCTCCACCTTCACCGCCCGCGTCATCGCCTCCACCGGCGCCGATGTCGCCGCCGCGCTCTCGGGTGCGGTGGGCGCCATGTCGGGGCCGCTGCACGGCGGCGCGCCCTCCCGGGTGCTCGGCATGATCGAGGAGATCGAGCGCACCGGGGACGCCACCGGCTACGTCCGGCAGGCCCTCGACCGGGGCGAGCGGCTGATGGGCTTCGGCCACCGCGTCTACCGCGCCGAGGACCCGCGGGCGCGGGTGCTGCGGCGCACCGCGAAGGAGCTGGGCGCGCCGCGCTTCGAGGTCGCCGAGGCGCTGGAGCGGGCCGCCCTGGACGAGCTGCACAACCGGCGGCCGGACCGGGTGCTGGCCACGAACGTGGAGTTCTGGGCGGCCATCGTGCTGGACTTCGCCGAGGTCCCGGCGCCCATGTTCACCTCGATGTTCACCTGCGCCCGCACGGCGGGCTGGAGCGCGCACATCCTGGAGCAGAAGCGGACCGGCCGTCTGGTGCGGCCGTCGGCCCGGTACATCGGCCCCGGCACGCGCAGCCCGCACGAGATCGACGGGTACGGGGACACCAAGCGATAGTTCGGGCGGCGAGGGGTTGCTCGGGAACCCGAGCTGCGGCACGGGAGCCGAACCGTAGCCCAGGAGCCAAGCCCTGGCTCAGGACGCGGCCGGGGAAGGGTGGCCAGGTTCCTGCGGGGCCAGGATCGCCTCCACGATCCGCGACCACTGGGCCACCACCCGCTCCCGGCGTTGGCCGTCGTCCGTCAGGAGGTTGGCCAGGCCCAGGCCGCGTCCCATGTCGAGCAGGCCCTGGACGGCCTCCCGGACGCCCGGCGCCGACTCGTCGGCGCCCAGCAGCTCCACGGCCATCCGATGGGTCTCCCGGCCGATCTTCGCCTCCAGGGCGGTCACCCGGGAGCCCAACTGCTCCTCGTACGAGGCCGCCACCCACAACTGGAGCGCGGCCCGGAAGAGCGGGCCGGTGTAGAGGGTGATCAGCGCCTCGACCACCGTGTGGACGCGGCCCTCCCCATGCGGGGCGGGGAGGGCGCGCAGCTCGGCCGAGCGCTCCTCGGCGACATGCTCGACGGCGGCCGTGAAGAGGTCCTCACGGGTCGGGAAGTGGTGCTGGGCCGCGCCCCGCGACACCCCGGCCCGCTCGGCGACCACCGCGACCGTGGACCCTGCCCAGCCGCGCTCGGCGAGGCAGGCCACGGCGGCTTCCAACAGCCGCCTGCGGGTCGCGCGGCTGCGGTCCTGCTTGGGGTCGCGCAATGCCGTACGGGGGGTCATCGGGACGCCCCCGCGGCCCCGGCGTCCGGGGTAGCCCCAGCGTCCCCCGCGGCCCCCGCGGCCCCGGCGTCCCCCGCGGCCTGAGCGTCCGCCCCCGCCTCGGCCGCCGTCTCCCGTACCCACACCGGCTCGCGCCGCTCCAGGAACGCCGTCATGCCCTCCCGGGCCTCCTCGGAGGCGAAGAGGCAGGCCGACAGCGCGGCCAGCGGTTCGCCGTCCCGGTCGAAGGCGCGCAGCACATCGGCGGTCACCAGCCGCTTGGACTCGGCGAGACCCTGCGGGGAGCCCCGGCGCAGCCCGTCGAGGACGGGCGCCAGCGCCTCGTCCGCGTCGCCCTCCGGGTCCGCGATCGTCACCAGCCCGATCCGGGCCGCCTCGGCGGCGTCGAACCGCTCGCCCGTGAGGTAGTAGCGGGCCGCCGCGCGCCGGTCCAGCCGGGGCAGCAGCGGCATCGAGATGACGGCCGGGGCGAGGCCGAGCCGCGCCTCGGTGAAGGCGAAGCTGGCGCCGCGCCCGGCGGCCGAGATGTCGCAGGCTCCGAGCAGCCCGAGCCCACCGGCCCGCACATGTCCGGTGACGCGCGCGACGACCGGCTTGGGCAGCTCCACGATCGACCGCAACAGCGCCACCAGTGCGGCCGCACCGGACGCCGAGGGCGGTTCGCT is a window of Streptomyces violaceusniger Tu 4113 DNA encoding:
- a CDS encoding SIS domain-containing protein; the protein is MNESKPAGQFFDAAIGLLRQVRDEEGEHIAAAGSLIADTVAAGGRLFAFGAGHSSLPAQDVVYRAGGLALMNLLPVPGVVGVDVMPATLGSALERVEGLATTVLDSSPLRSGDLLIVISLSGRNALPVEMAMSARERGVRVIGVTSVGYATGTTSRNPSGGFLKDQCDLVIDNKIAIGDAELTVDGVGAPFAPASTVVTSAIMQSMVAAGVAELAERGIEPPMLRSGNVDGGHEWNRKVMTEYGDRIFYRR
- a CDS encoding citrate synthase 2 gives rise to the protein MSDFVPGLEGVVAFETEIAEPDKEGGALRYRGVDIEDLVGHVSFGNVWGLLVDGAFNPGLPAAEPFPIPVHSGDVRVDVQSALAMLAPVWGLKPLLDIDAEQAREDLARAAVMALSYVAQSARGQGKPMVPQREIDKAGTIVERFMRRWRGEPDPKHVAAVDAYWTSAAEHGMNASTFTARVIASTGADVAAALSGAVGAMSGPLHGGAPSRVLGMIEEIERTGDATGYVRQALDRGERLMGFGHRVYRAEDPRARVLRRTAKELGAPRFEVAEALERAALDELHNRRPDRVLATNVEFWAAIVLDFAEVPAPMFTSMFTCARTAGWSAHILEQKRTGRLVRPSARYIGPGTRSPHEIDGYGDTKR
- a CDS encoding TetR/AcrR family transcriptional regulator codes for the protein MTPRTALRDPKQDRSRATRRRLLEAAVACLAERGWAGSTVAVVAERAGVSRGAAQHHFPTREDLFTAAVEHVAEERSAELRALPAPHGEGRVHTVVEALITLYTGPLFRAALQLWVAASYEEQLGSRVTALEAKIGRETHRMAVELLGADESAPGVREAVQGLLDMGRGLGLANLLTDDGQRRERVVAQWSRIVEAILAPQEPGHPSPAAS
- a CDS encoding enoyl-CoA hydratase family protein; the protein is MTDGPTTQDVPPTGGPATGGSTTSGVRMPLIRSASARGITTLTLDSPHNRNALSTRLVAELREALAAAGRDDRVRAVLLTHTGTTFCAGADLSEPPSASGAAALVALLRSIVELPKPVVARVTGHVRAGGLGLLGACDISAAGRGASFAFTEARLGLAPAVISMPLLPRLDRRAAARYYLTGERFDAAEAARIGLVTIADPEGDADEALAPVLDGLRRGSPQGLAESKRLVTADVLRAFDRDGEPLAALSACLFASEEAREGMTAFLERREPVWVRETAAEAGADAQAAGDAGAAGAAGDAGATPDAGAAGASR
- the pdxH gene encoding pyridoxamine 5'-phosphate oxidase — protein: MPVPHVDSEPSASSARTYDPAAMREHYRAAGFDEADLAGDPFRQFTRWFEDAVGSGLFEPNAMIVSTADAAGRPSSRTVLMKSFDERGFVFYTNYGSRKGRELGENPNVALLFPWHPIARQVIVTGAARRTGRDETAAYFRTRPHGSQLGAWASTQSSVVGSREELDRSYEELADRYPPGEQVPVPPEWGGFRVVPEAVEFWQGRENRLHDRLRYVRLPAEEGWRVERLYP
- a CDS encoding metal-dependent transcriptional regulator, yielding MSGLIDTTEMYLRTILELEEEGVVPMRARIAERLEQSGPTVSQTVARMERDGLVTVAGDRHLELTEEGRRLATRVMRKHRLAECLLVDVIGLEWEQVHAEACRWEHVMSEAVERRVLELLRHPTESPYGNPIPGLEELGEKAEADPFLDESMVSLRELEPGSEGKTVVVRRIGEPIQADAQVMYTLRRAGVQPGSVVSVTESPGGVLIGSSGEAAELEAEIASHVFVAKR
- a CDS encoding PAS domain-containing protein, whose translation is MSASQRSEPAGPARSARSSRGVPGQAGAAASASVRPECPDGPERPDSELLAALLDGMDAALCAFDADGMVTHWNHEAERILGWTAAEAVGRKGLGGWAARPGDARDVDARLTEAMGTMGRRVHEFALLTKDGGRVLVRTQSSAVAGADGRPAGVYCAFSEVHAQVDLERSIALSEALLEDASWNVVLVDADLRVAVVNASAAGALRTARKTAPGRPLGDFLDQGVEEAEAALQHVLAEGAPPAPTELWVTLREADAADGFEGADSVRYELLDDDEAVRGEGVDRGEAGAAARRRCYLSGFLRLASPLTEEPTPLGVAWIFQDVTEAKGQEQESARMRFRGNQLHRAARAAAECEDPMEAASVHLDFALAGFADHALIDLVLDPPPGAPADRVRLVRAAATPVGAPGPCPPVVPGGIPLGYPEGHPALQAVDRCGSVRASTRRSDETAAAQWAVARKWPEGTVHGLCAVLRSRGRTLGVVTFLRTSSRRAFDRTDAAYAEDVAARVAASVDLAMGRR